In the genome of Streptomyces racemochromogenes, one region contains:
- a CDS encoding DUF4239 domain-containing protein, producing the protein MSEWLVLAIAMALVCALVLAMTVVRHRRVADDEDTSETPDVIEYMTMMVGVVYAIVLGLAIAGVWEARGAAEDSVRREAQSLYEVTQRADVYPGPVRDRIRGEVDAYVAHTVSVDWPRLVSGQDASAEGAQLLGKLRTDVTHQSPANELQAQAYQPLLDHIAAADDARHSRTQSDESTLPSVVWFGLVVGGLVTIGLIFTLQIRRSGRELLLAGLFSALIVFLLFMVWSFDAPYGRDGTDSAGPFQDLFPALSVTASR; encoded by the coding sequence GTGTCCGAATGGCTGGTCCTGGCCATCGCCATGGCGCTCGTCTGCGCCCTCGTCCTCGCCATGACCGTGGTCCGGCACCGCCGGGTCGCGGACGACGAGGACACCAGCGAAACCCCCGACGTCATCGAGTACATGACGATGATGGTCGGCGTGGTCTACGCGATCGTCCTGGGCCTGGCCATCGCGGGCGTCTGGGAGGCGCGCGGCGCGGCCGAGGACAGCGTGCGCCGTGAGGCCCAGTCGCTGTACGAGGTCACGCAGCGGGCCGACGTCTACCCCGGCCCCGTCCGCGACCGGATCCGCGGCGAGGTGGACGCCTACGTCGCCCACACCGTCAGCGTGGACTGGCCGCGGCTGGTCTCCGGCCAGGACGCCTCCGCCGAGGGCGCCCAGCTCCTCGGAAAGCTGCGCACCGACGTCACCCACCAGAGCCCCGCCAACGAGCTCCAGGCACAGGCCTACCAGCCGCTGCTCGACCACATCGCGGCCGCCGACGACGCCCGGCACTCGCGCACGCAGAGCGACGAGTCCACCCTGCCGAGCGTGGTCTGGTTCGGGCTGGTGGTCGGCGGCCTCGTCACCATCGGGCTGATCTTCACCCTGCAGATCCGGCGCTCGGGGCGCGAGCTGCTGCTGGCAGGGCTGTTCAGCGCGCTGATCGTGTTCCTGCTGTTCATGGTGTGGAGCTTCGACGCCCCGTACGGGCGGGACGGGACCGACTCCGCCGGCCCCTTCCAGGACCTGTTCCCGGCCCTGTCGGTGACGGCCTCCCGCTGA
- a CDS encoding sigma-70 family RNA polymerase sigma factor: MSQWDPTARLSYWAFHANRRPAYMRFAYLQLGSDAAAEDAVDATFDSIMNEWLRMLHMDRLDAYAWTVLKQRIVDWQQRRDPRLRRPEPMDISAFEAALKEAHADQYEVLTDTIRFYSAVSRLAERQRDTVLLRYGLQCTPGEAAAVMGVDEATVRSQLGQAHRRLARLLDTSAGS, translated from the coding sequence ATGAGTCAGTGGGATCCGACCGCGCGCCTGTCGTACTGGGCCTTCCACGCGAATCGGCGGCCCGCGTACATGCGCTTCGCGTACCTCCAGCTCGGCTCCGACGCGGCCGCCGAGGACGCGGTGGACGCCACCTTCGACTCGATCATGAACGAGTGGCTGCGCATGCTCCACATGGACCGCCTCGACGCCTACGCCTGGACCGTGCTCAAGCAGCGGATCGTCGACTGGCAGCAGCGCCGCGACCCGCGCCTGCGCCGGCCCGAGCCGATGGACATCAGCGCCTTCGAGGCGGCCCTCAAGGAGGCCCACGCCGACCAGTACGAGGTGCTGACCGACACCATCCGCTTCTACTCGGCGGTCTCCCGCCTCGCCGAGCGGCAGCGGGACACCGTGCTGCTGCGCTACGGGCTCCAGTGCACCCCCGGCGAGGCCGCCGCCGTGATGGGCGTCGACGAGGCCACCGTCCGCTCGCAGCTCGGCCAGGCCCACCGGCGCCTCGCCCGGCTGCTCGACACGTCCGCCGGATCATGA
- a CDS encoding toxin-antitoxin system, toxin component — protein sequence MSIGRAQRRLCAELVSGIKLAAPVQPLDLYAALCEGMSRHRGRPVEFRMAAFPQGTASGLWLDMADRDLVVIEERTAPDHQLVILGHELWHMKAGHCSHHVDGAAVAARLLTDAADLGETVRSVAARTRADVQEETEAESFGLLLGSRCRTWLAGSAGHRPPAQRDELAGRIETSLGYRGRRNDR from the coding sequence GTGAGCATAGGCAGAGCGCAGCGGCGGTTGTGCGCGGAGCTGGTGTCCGGCATCAAGCTGGCCGCCCCCGTGCAACCACTGGACCTCTACGCCGCCCTCTGCGAGGGCATGAGCAGGCACCGCGGCCGCCCGGTGGAGTTCCGGATGGCCGCGTTCCCGCAGGGGACCGCGAGCGGCCTCTGGCTCGACATGGCGGACCGGGACCTGGTGGTCATCGAGGAGCGCACCGCGCCCGACCACCAGCTCGTCATCCTCGGCCACGAGCTGTGGCACATGAAGGCCGGCCACTGCAGCCACCACGTCGACGGGGCCGCCGTCGCCGCCCGCCTGCTGACCGACGCCGCCGACCTCGGCGAGACGGTCCGCAGCGTCGCCGCCCGCACCCGGGCCGACGTCCAGGAGGAGACGGAGGCCGAGAGCTTCGGCCTCCTGCTGGGCAGCCGCTGTCGCACCTGGCTGGCCGGATCGGCGGGCCACCGGCCACCGGCCCAGCGGGACGAGCTGGCCGGCCGCATCGAGACCTCGCTCGGCTACCGGGGGCGCAGGAACGACCGTTGA
- a CDS encoding MAB_1171c family putative transporter: MSGPDYYIPAAAMAVALVCKLPALRANGRDPLLRSVFVLLLLGGSVFTFAAPPTIAAVNRWTGVPNVSAPLVYCLMTAFSASCLVLMFNWRGGPAQEIRRTSQRWIAGYSVVIVAIVVLFALGDAPVERLRDFDTYYANTPYIRLMITAYLLAHNAAVLMMVSMCWRWSLRVGGWLRAGLVIIVAGYTISLAYDASKMSAVAARWLGHDLDYLSTYLAPPLAAFAALVSSVGFVLPLACQRVSDSWRTWSTYRHLGALWHEVQSTVPRGTPCVRMSWWSPAAIRVIQRESDIHDGFLRLGPAFDRHHRDTAYERARAAGADEETARAVADAAMVVAAVRAATAAPEAAGSGDEERVPLLADGPRDLVRISHALRHSPLVAAVRRQEAPAGG, from the coding sequence TTGAGCGGACCGGACTACTACATCCCGGCTGCCGCGATGGCAGTGGCCCTCGTGTGCAAGCTGCCGGCGCTGCGCGCCAACGGGCGCGATCCGCTCCTGCGGTCCGTCTTCGTCCTGCTCCTCCTCGGCGGCTCGGTGTTCACCTTCGCCGCCCCGCCCACCATCGCCGCCGTCAACCGCTGGACCGGCGTCCCCAACGTCTCCGCCCCGCTCGTCTACTGCCTGATGACCGCCTTCAGCGCCTCCTGCCTCGTCCTGATGTTCAACTGGCGCGGCGGCCCGGCGCAGGAGATCCGGCGCACCTCCCAGCGCTGGATCGCGGGCTACTCCGTGGTCATCGTGGCCATCGTCGTCCTCTTCGCCCTCGGTGACGCCCCCGTCGAGCGGCTGCGGGACTTCGACACCTACTACGCCAACACGCCGTACATCCGCCTGATGATCACGGCCTACCTGCTGGCCCACAACGCCGCCGTGCTGATGATGGTGTCGATGTGCTGGCGCTGGTCCCTGCGGGTCGGCGGCTGGCTCCGGGCCGGACTGGTGATCATCGTCGCCGGTTACACCATCAGCCTCGCCTACGACGCGTCCAAGATGTCCGCCGTCGCCGCCCGCTGGCTGGGCCACGACCTGGACTACCTCAGCACCTACCTCGCCCCGCCGCTGGCCGCCTTCGCCGCCCTCGTCAGCTCCGTGGGCTTCGTACTGCCGCTCGCGTGCCAGCGCGTGTCCGACAGCTGGCGCACCTGGAGCACCTACCGCCACCTCGGCGCGCTGTGGCACGAGGTGCAGAGCACCGTACCCCGCGGCACGCCCTGCGTACGGATGTCCTGGTGGTCCCCGGCCGCGATCCGGGTGATCCAGCGGGAGTCCGACATCCACGACGGCTTCCTGCGCCTGGGCCCGGCCTTCGACCGGCACCACCGCGACACCGCCTACGAACGGGCCCGGGCGGCCGGGGCGGACGAGGAGACGGCCCGCGCCGTCGCGGACGCGGCGATGGTGGTCGCCGCCGTACGGGCCGCCACCGCCGCCCCGGAGGCGGCCGGGAGCGGCGACGAGGAGCGGGTGCCGCTGCTGGCCGACGGGCCGCGCGACCTCGTCCGGATCTCGCACGCCCTGCGGCACTCGCCGCTCGTGGCCGCCGTACGGCGGCAGGAGGCCCCGGCCGGAGGCTGA
- a CDS encoding glycosyltransferase 87 family protein: protein MTPSRTVRWTAGWLLAAAWALSFPLFSALAPHRLWGWCAAAGYLAAAAATALGRRREALAAALLGAVAVPLLYLVLTGQGQSEVGVIERSGRLLLETGRLYVDQPAGVEEYTPYLPGMALLGIPRALLGDGSGDGHQWAVRLLGDARLWCATVLFGGMRAGRRLLGAAPSPLLPALVASPVVALPLAVSGVDLPLAGLCCLALAAAASGRPAASGAALAAACALKWTALPAVAVVLALLAACRGRRAALRCVLVTLLGTAALVVPGLLLQPGELWRQVFAFPTGRAEVATPASSPLPGHLLAELAPWGWYLTVGLLALGGLGVAVSLLVRPPRTVVAAADRLALGLTLAFLLAPAGRFGYLALPLLLAAWARSASPAGPAVSRVVTVSGPARPAPPAAAGSAAGPDRAVSAPAAGAR, encoded by the coding sequence ATGACCCCTTCCCGTACCGTCCGGTGGACCGCCGGCTGGCTGCTCGCGGCCGCCTGGGCGCTGTCGTTCCCGCTGTTCTCCGCCCTCGCCCCGCACCGCCTGTGGGGCTGGTGCGCGGCCGCCGGATACCTCGCCGCCGCGGCCGCCACCGCCCTGGGCCGGCGCCGGGAGGCGCTCGCCGCGGCGCTGCTGGGCGCGGTGGCCGTACCGCTGCTGTACCTGGTGCTCACCGGACAGGGGCAGTCCGAGGTCGGCGTCATCGAGCGGTCCGGGCGGCTCCTGCTGGAGACCGGAAGGCTTTACGTGGACCAGCCGGCCGGGGTCGAGGAGTACACCCCCTACCTCCCCGGCATGGCCCTCCTGGGCATCCCGCGCGCCCTGCTCGGCGACGGCTCCGGCGACGGGCACCAGTGGGCGGTGCGCCTGCTGGGCGACGCCCGGCTGTGGTGCGCGACCGTGCTGTTCGGCGGGATGCGGGCGGGCCGCCGCCTCCTGGGCGCCGCCCCCTCCCCGCTGCTCCCGGCCCTGGTGGCCTCGCCGGTCGTGGCGCTCCCGCTCGCGGTGAGCGGGGTGGACCTGCCGCTGGCGGGGCTGTGCTGCCTGGCCCTCGCGGCGGCCGCCTCCGGCCGCCCGGCGGCCTCCGGGGCGGCCCTGGCCGCGGCGTGCGCCCTGAAGTGGACGGCGCTGCCCGCGGTGGCGGTGGTACTGGCCCTCCTCGCGGCGTGCCGGGGCCGGCGGGCGGCGCTGCGGTGCGTTCTGGTGACGCTGCTGGGTACGGCGGCCCTGGTGGTGCCGGGCCTGCTGCTCCAGCCGGGGGAGCTGTGGCGGCAGGTGTTCGCCTTCCCGACCGGCCGGGCCGAGGTGGCGACCCCGGCGAGCAGCCCGCTGCCGGGACACCTGCTGGCGGAACTCGCGCCGTGGGGCTGGTACCTGACGGTGGGTCTGCTGGCGCTCGGCGGGCTGGGGGTGGCGGTGTCGCTGCTGGTGCGCCCGCCGCGCACGGTGGTGGCCGCGGCCGACCGGCTCGCGCTCGGCCTGACCCTGGCCTTCCTGCTGGCCCCGGCGGGCCGCTTCGGCTACCTGGCGCTGCCGCTCCTGCTGGCCGCCTGGGCCCGCTCGGCGAGCCCGGCCGGCCCGGCGGTCTCCCGCGTGGTGACGGTCTCCGGCCCGGCCCGGCCCGCACCCCCGGCGGCCGCCGGGAGCGCGGCGGGACCGGACCGGGCGGTGTCCGCGCCCGCCGCGGGCGCCCGGTAG
- the metG gene encoding methionine--tRNA ligase produces MARHLITSALPYINGIKHLGNMVGSMLPADVYSRYLRQRGHDVLYICATDEHGTPAELAAKENGLPVSQFCAQAHDAQKAVYDGFELSFDYFGRSSSAQNVEITQHFARQLQANGFIEERAIRQVYSPADGRFLPDRYVEGTCPHCGYDKARGDQCENCTRVLDPTDLIEPRSAISGSTELEVRETKHLFLLQSKLQHEVEAWVARHEDEWPQLASSIARKWLTEGLHDRAITRDLDWGVPVPADTWPELAAEGKVFYVWFDAPIEYIASTKEWADADPANRDYKSWWYEAEDVRYTQFMAKDNVPFHTVMFPATELGTREPWKMVDYVKAFNWLTYYGGKFSTSQKRGVFTDQALEILPADFWRYFLIANAPESDDSSFTWEHFAATVNKDLGGTLGNFVNRVLTFSRKKFGDEVPAGHAAGEAEARLGRQIAELLAEYEGHMETLQYRKAAAALRALWSAGNAYLDEKAPWLEVKTDLDAAALTLRTAMNLIHLYSVVSEPFIPASARAMRSSFELPGDTAAWVTPEQAEALDTVPAGTPFTVPPVLFARITEEDLESYRERFGGDPEA; encoded by the coding sequence ATGGCTCGACACCTGATCACCAGCGCGCTTCCCTACATCAACGGGATCAAGCACCTGGGCAACATGGTCGGGTCGATGCTTCCGGCGGATGTGTACTCCCGGTACCTCCGCCAGCGCGGCCACGACGTCCTGTACATCTGCGCCACCGACGAGCACGGCACCCCCGCCGAACTCGCCGCGAAGGAGAACGGCCTGCCGGTCTCCCAGTTCTGCGCGCAGGCCCACGACGCCCAGAAGGCGGTCTACGACGGCTTCGAGCTGTCCTTCGACTACTTCGGCCGCAGCTCCTCCGCGCAGAACGTGGAGATCACCCAGCACTTCGCACGGCAGCTCCAGGCCAACGGCTTCATCGAGGAGCGCGCGATCCGGCAGGTGTACTCGCCCGCCGACGGCCGCTTCCTGCCGGACCGCTACGTCGAGGGCACCTGCCCGCACTGCGGCTACGACAAGGCGCGCGGCGACCAGTGCGAGAACTGCACCCGCGTCCTGGACCCCACGGACCTGATCGAGCCCCGCTCGGCCATCTCCGGCTCCACCGAGCTGGAGGTCCGCGAGACCAAGCACCTCTTCCTGCTCCAGTCCAAGCTGCAGCACGAGGTCGAGGCCTGGGTCGCGCGCCACGAGGACGAGTGGCCCCAGCTGGCCTCCTCCATCGCCCGCAAGTGGCTGACCGAGGGCCTGCACGACCGCGCCATCACCCGCGACCTCGACTGGGGCGTCCCGGTCCCGGCCGACACCTGGCCCGAGCTCGCCGCCGAGGGCAAGGTCTTCTACGTCTGGTTCGACGCGCCGATCGAGTACATCGCCTCCACCAAGGAGTGGGCCGACGCCGACCCGGCGAACCGCGACTACAAGTCCTGGTGGTACGAGGCCGAGGACGTCCGCTACACCCAGTTCATGGCCAAGGACAACGTCCCGTTCCACACGGTGATGTTCCCGGCCACCGAGCTCGGCACCCGCGAGCCGTGGAAGATGGTCGACTACGTCAAGGCCTTCAACTGGCTGACGTACTACGGCGGCAAGTTCTCCACCTCGCAGAAGCGCGGCGTCTTCACCGACCAGGCGCTGGAGATCCTGCCCGCCGACTTCTGGCGCTACTTCCTCATCGCCAACGCCCCCGAGTCCGACGACTCGTCCTTCACCTGGGAGCACTTCGCGGCCACGGTCAACAAGGACCTCGGCGGCACCCTCGGCAATTTCGTCAACCGCGTACTGACCTTCTCCCGGAAGAAGTTCGGCGACGAGGTCCCCGCCGGCCACGCCGCCGGCGAGGCGGAGGCCAGGCTCGGCCGCCAGATCGCCGAGCTGCTCGCCGAGTACGAGGGCCACATGGAGACCCTCCAGTACCGCAAGGCCGCCGCCGCCCTGCGCGCCCTGTGGTCGGCCGGCAACGCCTACCTCGACGAGAAGGCCCCGTGGCTGGAGGTCAAGACCGACCTCGACGCCGCGGCCCTCACCCTGCGCACCGCGATGAACCTCATCCACCTCTACTCGGTGGTCTCCGAGCCCTTCATCCCGGCCTCGGCGCGCGCCATGCGCTCCTCCTTCGAGCTGCCCGGCGACACCGCCGCCTGGGTCACCCCGGAGCAGGCCGAGGCGCTGGACACCGTCCCGGCCGGGACGCCGTTCACCGTGCCGCCGGTGCTCTTCGCCCGGATCACCGAGGAGGACCTGGAGTCCTACCGCGAGCGCTTCGGCGGCGACCCGGAGGCCTGA
- a CDS encoding helix-turn-helix domain-containing protein → MRQRREELGLSQDDVASRLRISVRAYGNWERGLVKEWTDRKLLALAEALEMSERQCFWLFRVMVDRDPPPTWRAAEENRLPQDPAQRDYLVDYAALMEAVPYPSFLVDHRWDVALTNSAFDRLFQSVRPHPTALPDDNFLRFVLFHPDAAAVLEDHEPAWCVPLLARFATALGEAPEDEGLRSIRQEVARDPFMEAAYRYGVPHWLTTHGEAAAELDGAVRTVRHPDPGWGLVRCRMVAESSRMLEGMGLTRITLVLSAPQGLPAGPVRGGGGFPQQQGARLRAVPPLGE, encoded by the coding sequence TTGCGCCAGCGCCGCGAAGAACTGGGCCTGAGCCAGGACGACGTCGCGTCGCGGTTGCGCATCAGCGTGCGCGCGTACGGAAACTGGGAACGCGGGCTCGTCAAGGAGTGGACGGACCGCAAACTGCTCGCCCTGGCCGAGGCCTTGGAGATGAGCGAGCGGCAGTGCTTCTGGCTGTTCCGGGTCATGGTCGACCGGGACCCACCGCCCACCTGGCGCGCGGCCGAGGAGAACCGGCTGCCCCAGGACCCGGCCCAGCGCGACTACCTCGTCGACTACGCGGCCCTCATGGAGGCCGTGCCCTACCCGAGCTTCCTGGTGGACCACCGCTGGGACGTGGCCCTCACCAACTCGGCCTTCGACCGGCTGTTCCAGTCGGTCCGCCCCCACCCGACGGCCCTGCCGGACGACAACTTCCTGCGCTTCGTGCTGTTCCACCCGGACGCCGCGGCCGTGCTGGAGGACCACGAGCCGGCCTGGTGCGTGCCGCTGCTGGCCCGGTTCGCGACCGCCCTGGGCGAGGCCCCGGAGGACGAGGGACTGCGGAGCATCCGTCAGGAGGTGGCCCGGGACCCGTTCATGGAGGCCGCCTACCGCTACGGGGTCCCGCACTGGCTGACCACCCACGGGGAGGCCGCCGCCGAACTGGACGGCGCCGTGCGGACGGTGCGCCACCCCGACCCCGGCTGGGGGCTGGTGCGGTGCCGGATGGTGGCGGAATCCAGCCGAATGCTGGAGGGCATGGGCCTGACCCGGATCACCCTCGTGCTCTCGGCCCCGCAGGGCCTGCCGGCCGGTCCGGTGCGCGGCGGCGGGGGCTTCCCGCAGCAGCAGGGCGCCCGTCTGCGGGCCGTGCCGCCGCTGGGGGAGTGA
- a CDS encoding response regulator transcription factor: MLRVILAEDSVLLRAGLTELLTLGGHRVLASVGDAPALLRAVAAERPDVVVTDVRMPPGLRDEGLRAALELRSADPSLPVLVLSQYVATAYATQLFTGGSAAGLGYLLKDRVGEVEEFLDALRRVHEGQTVIDPEVVRVLLAPRPANEPLARLTPREREVLALMAQGLNNQALAARLFITEASVVKHASSIFTKLDLDPTEGNRRVLAVLAHLRGAEPA, encoded by the coding sequence GTGCTCCGGGTGATCCTGGCCGAGGACTCCGTCCTGCTGCGGGCCGGGCTGACGGAGCTGCTGACCCTGGGCGGCCACCGCGTCCTCGCCTCCGTCGGCGACGCCCCCGCGCTGCTGCGGGCCGTGGCCGCCGAGCGTCCCGACGTGGTCGTCACGGACGTGCGGATGCCGCCCGGGCTGCGCGACGAGGGGCTGCGCGCGGCCCTCGAACTGCGCTCCGCGGACCCGTCCCTGCCGGTCCTGGTGCTCTCGCAGTACGTGGCCACCGCGTACGCGACCCAGCTCTTCACCGGCGGTTCGGCGGCCGGGCTGGGCTACCTGCTCAAGGACCGGGTCGGGGAGGTGGAGGAGTTCCTCGACGCGCTGCGCCGGGTGCACGAGGGGCAGACGGTCATCGACCCGGAGGTGGTCCGCGTCCTGCTCGCGCCGCGGCCGGCGAACGAGCCGCTGGCCCGCCTGACCCCGCGCGAGCGGGAGGTGCTCGCGCTGATGGCGCAGGGCCTCAACAACCAGGCCCTGGCTGCCCGCCTGTTCATCACCGAGGCCTCCGTCGTCAAGCACGCGAGCAGCATCTTCACGAAGCTGGACCTGGACCCGACGGAGGGCAACCGGCGCGTCCTGGCGGTCCTGGCCCACCTGCGCGGAGCGGAACCGGCCTGA
- a CDS encoding helix-turn-helix domain-containing protein, producing MTDGFPAPVAVANAPLAATVTRVAELANKMGRDPNQVFDLRRLSEASGVPTDVIRSLLDGRRAGEPDLQARFLQRLDLLRRTRVKPNGRRYTQQEIADGAGMSRQQAGALINGDRRPTMEHCDAIQRFFGVHAGFLTAHDADALTDALQRTEQQLLQDFAGRERQTVPAEAASAGDPLARLLQNHGVRGIAWRAAQLPSDKHRDKVTEWLDMLLESVKPNES from the coding sequence GTGACAGACGGCTTCCCGGCTCCCGTCGCGGTGGCCAACGCGCCCCTGGCAGCGACCGTCACGCGGGTCGCCGAACTGGCGAACAAAATGGGCCGCGACCCGAACCAGGTCTTCGACCTCCGCCGGCTCTCCGAGGCCTCCGGGGTTCCCACCGATGTGATCAGGAGCCTGCTCGACGGCCGGCGGGCGGGTGAGCCCGATCTCCAGGCGCGCTTCCTCCAGCGCCTGGACCTGCTGCGACGGACCCGGGTCAAACCCAACGGGCGCCGCTACACGCAGCAGGAGATCGCCGACGGCGCCGGCATGTCCCGGCAGCAGGCGGGCGCCCTGATCAACGGCGACCGGCGGCCCACGATGGAGCACTGCGACGCCATCCAGCGGTTCTTCGGCGTGCACGCGGGCTTCCTCACCGCCCACGACGCCGACGCCCTCACGGACGCGCTCCAGCGCACCGAGCAGCAGCTGCTCCAGGACTTCGCCGGGCGCGAGCGGCAGACCGTACCGGCGGAGGCGGCTTCGGCGGGCGATCCGCTGGCAAGACTCCTGCAGAACCACGGCGTACGGGGCATCGCCTGGCGCGCCGCCCAACTGCCCAGCGACAAGCACCGGGACAAGGTGACCGAATGGCTGGACATGCTTCTCGAAAGCGTCAAACCGAACGAATCATGA
- a CDS encoding sensor histidine kinase has product MSASIPSVPVPPAPPAPPVAVWRAARRPLRFLGSWWPWRCWAYLGSGFPLGYGVLLALAVLLGLGVLLAVAGVGLLLLTAALAGAVPLGELERRRLRWVEPRPVADPHTSLAGAGPAAWLRTRLRERATWREFGYAALLGPVFGAAGLGVVSLLAFSLMLVASPVIVWALAPEPVMLVPGEVVAGPLEALGGTAVGLAGLVLTAYAGALIAGAQVKCARLLLGPRTEDDRVLELTRSRVRLVEAFEAERRRIERDLHDGAQQQLVALSMTLGLAELRLRAHPEAADAAALVSRGREEAKLALAQLRDLVRGIHPQVLTDHGLAAAVSEVALRHPVPVTVDLELPRLPEPVEVTAYFTVAEALANAAKHSGASRVGVAGRVEGDRLTLTITDDGRGGADPGAGAGLAGLADRVAMLRGRLTVSSPVGGPTELRVEVPCSG; this is encoded by the coding sequence ATGTCCGCGTCCATACCCTCCGTACCCGTCCCCCCGGCCCCGCCCGCCCCGCCCGTCGCCGTCTGGCGGGCCGCGCGGCGGCCGCTGCGGTTCCTGGGGTCCTGGTGGCCCTGGCGGTGCTGGGCGTACCTCGGGAGCGGGTTCCCCCTCGGGTACGGGGTGCTGCTCGCGCTGGCGGTGCTCCTCGGGCTCGGGGTGCTGCTCGCGGTGGCCGGGGTCGGGCTGTTGCTGCTGACCGCCGCCCTGGCGGGGGCGGTGCCGCTGGGGGAGCTGGAGCGGCGCCGGCTGCGGTGGGTGGAGCCGCGGCCGGTGGCCGACCCGCACACCTCGCTCGCCGGGGCCGGCCCCGCCGCCTGGCTGCGGACCCGGCTGCGCGAGCGCGCCACCTGGCGGGAGTTCGGGTACGCCGCCCTGCTCGGGCCGGTCTTCGGGGCGGCCGGCCTCGGGGTGGTGTCGCTGCTGGCGTTCTCGCTGATGCTGGTGGCCTCCCCCGTCATCGTGTGGGCGCTCGCGCCGGAGCCGGTGATGCTGGTGCCCGGCGAGGTGGTGGCCGGACCGCTGGAGGCGCTGGGCGGTACGGCCGTGGGGCTGGCCGGGCTGGTGCTGACCGCGTACGCGGGTGCGCTGATCGCCGGGGCCCAGGTCAAGTGCGCCCGGCTGCTGCTCGGGCCGCGCACGGAGGACGACCGGGTGCTGGAGCTGACCCGCTCGCGCGTGCGGCTGGTGGAGGCGTTCGAAGCCGAACGGCGGCGCATCGAGCGGGACCTGCACGACGGGGCCCAGCAGCAGCTGGTGGCCCTCAGCATGACCCTGGGCCTCGCCGAACTGCGGCTCCGCGCGCACCCGGAGGCGGCGGACGCGGCCGCGCTGGTGAGCCGGGGCCGCGAGGAGGCCAAGCTGGCCCTCGCCCAACTGCGCGACCTCGTACGGGGGATCCACCCGCAGGTGCTCACCGACCACGGGCTCGCGGCGGCGGTGTCCGAGGTCGCGCTGCGCCATCCCGTGCCGGTGACGGTGGACCTGGAGCTGCCCCGGCTGCCCGAACCGGTCGAGGTCACCGCCTACTTCACCGTCGCCGAGGCCCTGGCCAACGCGGCCAAGCACAGCGGCGCCTCCCGGGTCGGCGTCGCCGGTAGGGTCGAGGGTGACCGGCTCACTCTCACCATCACCGACGACGGCCGCGGCGGGGCCGATCCCGGCGCGGGGGCGGGCCTGGCGGGACTCGCGGACAGGGTGGCGATGTTGCGGGGCAGGCTGACGGTGTCCAGTCCGGTGGGCGGTCCGACCGAACTGAGGGTGGAGGTCCCGTGCTCCGGGTGA